CAGAACGGTCATCGGCAACAGCGCCGAGCCAGAAGCGAAGGCGCCGTAACCGAGCACCTGCTGCAAGTACAGATTGAGGAAGTACCAGAGAGGCACCCACGCGGCCCCGAGCAGAAGCTGCGCCAGATTCGCCGCTCCCAGCATCGGTGAGCGGAAGATGCCGAGCCGGACCAGCGGGGCGCGGACCCCTGCCTCGAGCACGAGGAAGGTACTCAACAGCACGACCGCGCCGGCCAGCGTGCCGAGGGTCTCGGCGCTCCCCCATCCAACAGAGGGGGCCCGAACGACGCCGAGAACCGCGAGTGCAAGACCACCGGTGACAGTCACAGCACCGACCACGTCCACCGCGCCGGCCCGGCCGGGGTTGGCCGGCATGACGAACGGGGCGGCCAGCAGGACGGCCAACGCGATGGGCACGTAGAGCCAGAAGATCCACGGCCAGGAGAGCCACTCGGTGATCACCCCGCCGAGGAATACGCCGGCAGTCCCGCCGGCCGGTGCGGCGGCACCGTAGAAGGCGAGAGCCCTCGGCAACTCGGCCGTACCGCCGAACAGGGTCATCAGCAAGGTGAGGGCCGCGGGTGCGATCAGTGCCGACCCGGCGCCCTGGACGGCGCGGCCGACCAACTCGACGCCTGTGCTCCCGGCGAGAGCCGAGACGACCGACCCGGCGAGAAGGATCCCCCACCCGGCGCTGAACACCCGCCGGGCGCCAAGCAGGTCTGACAGCCGGCCGCCGAGCAGCAGCAGGCCGCCGAAGGCGATGACGAATGCGTTGAACACCCACTGCAGCCCGTCGGGGCTGAAGCCGAGGTCTTCGCGCATCCGAGGCAGCGCGACCCCGATGATCGAGGTGTCCATGATGACGACGAACTGCGCGAGCGCGATGACCGACAGAGCGGCCCACCGACGCGGATGACTGGACATCCTCTACTCCCAAGCTCAGGGCGACACCCGCCGCTTATACCCCTACCGGGTATCCGTAACGACACAGGTCTACCCGAGTGGTCGGCGTCGGTCAAGTACCCCAGGGGGGTATCTGGAGCCCGTCACACCGAAGTCGACATTCAGCGACGCGAGGACGCGCCGCTGTCGCCCGACGAGGCGAACACCGTGATCGGCTTCTGCTGCGCCTCGTCGAACAGAACGTGCTGCTCGGCGAGCAGGGTCGGGTGCATACATGTCTCGGCCTCGCCGAAGCCCTGCGAGATGACGTCGCCCAGGTTGTGGTCGACGGCGTACTTGCTGGTGTTGTACACGTCCGTGTCGTCGTTGCTCCGGGCCAGCGCGAGCAGGATCTTCGCGCCCGGCGCGGCCGCGTGCGCCCACTCGACGTCGAGGGTCAGCTCCGCGGCTCAGCCGACCTGATGGCCGTCCTTGATGTTGAATGCCGGCACGCCCTGGGGCGCGATCTGCTCGAACTGCGGGTCGGGCGGCCCGAACGTGGAGTCGAAGATTTGCAGGTCTTCCTGAGGGTAGGGGTGCGTGCCTGCTGCTCGGCGGGCCTCCACCGTGAGTCTCATCGCCGGTATCGCATCCCCGAATCCAACATTTTCCACCAGAACCGTTCCGCCGGCCCGACCGCAGTCAGTTTTCGAGCGTCTCAGCTGCGCGAACTGGCAGCTGACCCGGTGCGAGTGCCTCCTCCACAAACCCACCAATTCGCCGCAATGCCTTGTCACAGACATATACCGATGCTAGAACGTGTGCATACCTGTTCGGACTTGAGTGATCCCGATGGATCGGAGATACCGATGAGCATGCGGCAGAAGATCGTCTCGGGGATCGGCACGATCGCCGTGGTCATGGGGATGGCCGCGGCAGCGGTGGCCACCGAGCAGGTGGTCGCGCAGGCGCCGGCCGCCGCACTCGACAACGGCCTGGCCCGGACCCCGCCGATGGGCTTCAACGACTGGAACGCGTTCGGCTGCAACGTCAGCGAGGCGCTGATCAAACAGACGGCGGACTTCTTCGTCAGCTCCGGCATGAAGGCCGCCGGTTACGAGTACGTCAATATCGACGACTGCTGGATGACCCACCAACGCGACGCGAACGGCCGTCTCGTCCCGGACCCGATCAAGTTCCCGGACGGCATCAAGGGGACCGCCGATTACGTGCACTCGCTCGGACTCAAGGTGGGCATCTACGAGGACGCCGGCACCGCCACCTGCGCCGGCTACCCCGGCAGCCTCGGCCACGAGCAGACCGACGCGCAGAGCTTCGCCGACTGGGGCGTGGATTACCTCAAGTACGACAACTGCAACAACAACGGCAGTGCTACCAAGCAGCAGTACATCGACCGGTACACCGCGATGCGTGACGCGCTCGCGGCAACCGGCCGGCCCATCGTCTACAGCATCTGCGAGTGGGGGGTGAACCAGCCGTGGACATGGGCCGGTGACGTCGGCAACCTGTGGCGCACCACGGGCGACATCAGCGACAACTGGAACAGCCTGAAGTCGATCGTCAACCAGAACGCGCCGCTGTGGCCGGACGCACACCCCGGTGCCTGGAACGACCCGGACATGCTCGAGATCGGCAACGGCGGCATGACCGACACCGAGTACCGCTCGCATTTCTCGCTGTGGGCCGAGATGGCCGCTCCGCTGCTGGTCGGCACCGACCTGCGCAAGGCCACGCCGGCCACCATGGCGATCTACCTGAACAAGGACGTCATCGCCGTCGACCAGGACCCGCTCGGCGCGCAGGGCCGCGTGATCAGCAATGACGGCACGCACCTCACGTTCGCCAAGGCGCTCGCAAACGGCGACGTCGCGGTCGCGATGTTCAACGAGGGCGACTCCGCCGCCACCATGTCGACCACCGCGGCGCAGGCCGGCCTCGGCAAGTCGCACGGCGCCTACACGATGACGGACCTGTGGTCGAAGAGGACAACCGAGTCTGCCGGACAGATCAGTGCGAACGTCGCGCCGCACGCGACCGCGATGTACCGCGTCTCCGCCGACAGAAACTGGGACACCTTCGCGCCCGCGACCAGCGTCTCGGTGTCGACGCCGTCGGCCTATCCCGGCGGTCCGGCGGTGACGCGGCCCGGCGCCGCGAACACCGTCACCACCACCTTCACCAACACCGGCCGCGTGCCGGCCGAGAACGTCGCCGTCCAGCTGCAGGCGCCAGACGGCTGGACAGTGGACGCAGCTGGGCCGGCGGGTGACTCGTCGGTGACGACGAACGACTCGTTCGCGACGTCTTGGAGGGTCACGCCGCCGGCCGGCACTCCGCAGGGCTCCTACACGCTGACCGCCTCGGCCACATTCGAGTGGAACGACGGGACGCAACTGCGGCCAGGCAGCACCACCGGCACCGCGGAGGTACTGGTGCCGAACCCGCCGCCGTCCGGCGCCGCGTACGTCAGCGACGTGCCGTGGACCAGCCAGACCAACGGCTGGGGGCCGCCGGAGCGCGACCGCAGCAACGGCGAGACCGGACCAGACGACGGGAACACGATCACGATCAACGGAGTCACGTACGCGAAGGGGGTCGGCGCGCACGCACCCGGCGAAATCGACGTCTATGTCGGTGGGCAGTGCTCCGCCTTCAACAGCGACGTCGGCATCGACGACGAGGTCGGCGACCGCGGGTCGGTCGACTTCCAGGTGTGGGCGGACGGCACGAAGGTCGCCGACAGTGGCGTGCGCACCGGGACGGAGGGCGCAGTACACCTGACCGGTGATCTCGGCGGTGCGCAGTTCCTGCGCATGGTGCTCACCGACGGCGGCGACGGCAACAGCTACGACCACTCCGACTGGGCCGGCGCCCAGATCAGCTGCAACTGATCGAAAGGGACTTCCATGATCGGTAAGGTCATCGCTGCCGCGGCCGCGGCAGTCACCGTATTGGCCGGTGCCACCGCCGCCGCGGCGGCACCCGGTCCGGCACACCACCGATCGGCCGCACCGGCGGCCGACGCGGCCTCGCAGACCGCCCACACGGTCACCTACGACAGCTACTCGTTCAAGATCGACGGCAAGCGGGTCTACCTCTGGTCGGGAGAGTTTCACTACTTCCGGCTGCCCAGCCCCGATCTGTGGCTCGACATCTTCCAGAAGATGAAGGCGGCCGGTTTCAACGCGGTCTCGCTGTACTTCGACTGGGACTACCACTCGCCGGCACCGGGCATCTACGACTTCACCGGCGTCCGCGATCTCGACAAGCTGCTCGACGAGGCGCAGCAGGCCGGAATCTATGTGATCGCCCGGCCGGCACCGTACATCAACGCCGAGGTCGACAGCGGCGGCCTGCCCGGATGGCTGACCACCAAGAAGGAGAACAACCGCAGTGCCGACCCGAACTTCCTGAAGTACTCCGACGAGTGGATGACGCAGATCGACCGCATCCTGGCCCGGCACCAGCTCACCACTGGCACCGGCCCGGTGATCGCCTACCAGATCGAGAACGAGTACTACGACGGCTCGGACGCCGGCCGCACGTACATGCAGCACCTCGAGGACAAGGCGCGCGCCGACGGCATCACCGTCCCGCTGACCGGCAACAACAACGGCACGTTCAACTCCGGCGTCGGCATGCTCGACATCGACGGCCCGGACGCCTACCCGCAAGGCTTCAACTGCTCCAACCCGACACAGTGGCGAGGCGTGCCGAACATCAGCTACGACCACCCGGAGGGACGGCCGCTGTACACGCCCGAGTTCCAGGGCGGCGCGTTCGATCCGTGGGGCGGACCGGGCTATGACAAGTGCGCCCAGCTCATCAACGACCAGTTCGCCAACGTGTTCTACAAGCAGAACATCGCGGTCGGCGCCACCGCGCAGAGCTTCTACATGACCTACGGCGGGACGAACTGGGGCTGGCTCGGCGAGCCGCAGAACTACACGTCCTACGACTACGGCGCGGCGATCCGCGAGACCCGCCAGCTCGACCCGAAGTACTACGAGGACAAACTGATCGGCTATCTGACGCAGTCGGTCGCGCCACTGACCGAGACCGACCGGATCAACGTCACCCCGCCCGACAACTCCGCGATCGTCGACACCGCACGGATGAACCCGGGCACCAAGACGCAGTTCCACATCCTGCGCCACAGCAACTCGACGTCCACCTCGGTCGACACCACTCACATCTCGATCGACTTCAACGCCCAGCCGGCCGGAAACGCCAGCTACACCTACGACGACGCCGACATCCCGCCGCTGCAGTACGCCGGAACGTGGTCGCACGTCGCGAACCAGAGCT
This genomic stretch from Jatrophihabitans cynanchi harbors:
- a CDS encoding MFS transporter, producing the protein MSSHPRRWAALSVIALAQFVVIMDTSIIGVALPRMREDLGFSPDGLQWVFNAFVIAFGGLLLLGGRLSDLLGARRVFSAGWGILLAGSVVSALAGSTGVELVGRAVQGAGSALIAPAALTLLMTLFGGTAELPRALAFYGAAAPAGGTAGVFLGGVITEWLSWPWIFWLYVPIALAVLLAAPFVMPANPGRAGAVDVVGAVTVTGGLALAVLGVVRAPSVGWGSAETLGTLAGAVVLLSTFLVLEAGVRAPLVRLGIFRSPMLGAANLAQLLLGAAWVPLWYFLNLYLQQVLGYGAFASGSALLPMTVLIMVLMVAVAPKLITHFGVKPLIVGGLVALAAGLFWLSTASPTGTFAVDVLPASLVAALGQALAFIPSLGTALSSAPSEDGGLAAGIVNTSYQIGSALGLAAMTAVAATHGGNRVGEAFALTNGYTAAFTGAAVIALAGAVLVAVTLRTPRSGDRDAEDAARQHLTDANV
- a CDS encoding NPCBM/NEW2 domain-containing protein, with protein sequence MPCHRHIPMLERVHTCSDLSDPDGSEIPMSMRQKIVSGIGTIAVVMGMAAAAVATEQVVAQAPAAALDNGLARTPPMGFNDWNAFGCNVSEALIKQTADFFVSSGMKAAGYEYVNIDDCWMTHQRDANGRLVPDPIKFPDGIKGTADYVHSLGLKVGIYEDAGTATCAGYPGSLGHEQTDAQSFADWGVDYLKYDNCNNNGSATKQQYIDRYTAMRDALAATGRPIVYSICEWGVNQPWTWAGDVGNLWRTTGDISDNWNSLKSIVNQNAPLWPDAHPGAWNDPDMLEIGNGGMTDTEYRSHFSLWAEMAAPLLVGTDLRKATPATMAIYLNKDVIAVDQDPLGAQGRVISNDGTHLTFAKALANGDVAVAMFNEGDSAATMSTTAAQAGLGKSHGAYTMTDLWSKRTTESAGQISANVAPHATAMYRVSADRNWDTFAPATSVSVSTPSAYPGGPAVTRPGAANTVTTTFTNTGRVPAENVAVQLQAPDGWTVDAAGPAGDSSVTTNDSFATSWRVTPPAGTPQGSYTLTASATFEWNDGTQLRPGSTTGTAEVLVPNPPPSGAAYVSDVPWTSQTNGWGPPERDRSNGETGPDDGNTITINGVTYAKGVGAHAPGEIDVYVGGQCSAFNSDVGIDDEVGDRGSVDFQVWADGTKVADSGVRTGTEGAVHLTGDLGGAQFLRMVLTDGGDGNSYDHSDWAGAQISCN